The DNA region TATCGGCCAGTCCGACAACAATTATTGCAAATGGATTCGAAAAAACTATTGTCAGCGCGCTCGTAAGGGATGAGAGTAACAACCCGGTAAAGGATAATCTTTATGTTACATTCTCTATAAATAGCACTATCTATGGTACATACCCCAATGGAACAGGAACGAGTGATCCTGTTCCTACTTCAGCAGGTTATGCGACAATAGAATTGACATCGGGAACTACACCAGGAACACCAACACTAACAGCTCGAATTGGTGCAAAAACTGCGACATATAATGGCCTTACGCTTAACGCCGATTTGACACCGCCTAGTGTGCTTGCCGGCTATTCACCGGCAGATCTGGCAACCGACGTTCCGAAAAATACACTGATTACGGCAACATTCTCTGAAGACGTTCAACAGGCGACTGTAGAAAATGATGCAAATATTACTGTCTTTGAAAATGGTTCGTCTGTTTTGAAGACTATTGTTTATAATGCAGCAACAAGAACAGTTTCTATCGATCCTCAGGACTTTGTTGATGGAGCTGCTGTCACCGTGCAATTTGACGCCGGTATTACAGACCTTGTCGGATTGCCTCTGACACCAAGTCCTTTCACCTGGTCATTCACAGTCGAATCGGTTTCAGTCGGCGCACCTGCTTCTATGACGATTTCAGCTTCCAAAGACCTGATAATTAGCGATAATACGGATACTGCTGCTGTAACTGCGGTAGTAAAGGATTCCGGTGGTGGCAATGTAATTGATGGTACGCAGATACAGTTCTCATCTTCACTTGTTGATGTTGATCTAGGCTCTGGTTCCGGTGTTCCTGTTATTGTCGGTACTGTTGGTGGGCAGGCATCAGTGAACATCAGGTCTGCAGTAAACGGGCTTGCTTCAATAACTGCTGCCGCAGTGTCAGCACCTGCCGTCAATGCGGCGTATGGCGTTGAATTTGTAGAGCCGCCCTTCCAGTTGACAGTTGTGCCTGCCGTTGCCTCCATACCGGCTGATGGACTCAGTACAACTACAATTACGGCAACGGTAAACGATCAGTATGCTAATGCTGTTGCCAATGGTCTGTTTGTCAATTTCTCAACAAGTCATGGAAGTCTGGATTCCAACTCTGTGTCCACTGTCAGCGGTCAATCTACTGTTACGATCACATCAACAACATTTAGAAACTATAGTGTTTTTATTACCGCCAATGTAGCAGGCACGGCACTTACAAAAACGACACAGATTTCATTTAAGCCCGGACCTCCCAATGCGGTTACCTTCAATGCAAGTGACCTTGTTATCGCGGCAAATGGCGCTGACACATCAACTATTACGGCAACATTTGTTGATGATGACGGTAACAGGGTAAAGGATGGAATCACTGTAACCTTTGAAACGACTGACGGCACCTTCTCTAATGGTTTGCAGGTAATTACTGCTACTACTCTGGGAGGAGATGCCTCTGCAGATTTGACATCGACTGTATCGATTGTTGATATAATCCCCACGATTACAGCAACAGCCGGTGCGGCAACGGGTACGTTTAACGGTATAACCATGTCTGCCGACCTTACGCCACCTGTACCATTGACGGCATCTCCACTTGCCGGTTCTGTCGGGGCATCTTTAACGAATCCTTTGTCGGTCGAATTTAGTGAGAATATGAACCCTTCAACCATTACTACGGGATCATTTATTGTTGTTGGTTCTATTACGGGAGTTGTTACTGGAACTGTTTCCTATGATGCCGTGACAAGGGTTGCTACATTTACTCCAACGGTGACCTATCAAAGTAACGAGACTATTACGGGAACGATTTTAACTACAGCAACCGATCTTGCCGGTAACGGGTTGGCTTCAAACTTTGTCTGGACCTTTACAACGACGGAAACCATTGCGCCGGCTGTGCCGACAGGGCTTCAGGCTATTGCCTTTAACGGGTCTGTCGGACTGAGCTGGAATGCAAATACGGAACCTGATATGGATGGCTACAACATTAGCAGAAGTATCACATCGGGTGGCGGTTTTTCTGTCATCGATACTGTATTTGCGCCTCTGTCAAGCTATACAGATACGACAGTCACCAATGAAACGACTTACTATTATTACATTACGGCCTTTGACCAGCTGGGTAATGAAAGTACTCAAAGTGCCGAGGTTTCGGCTACTCCCAGCGCGGAAACGGCTCCGGTGCCGCCTGTTAATTTAGCCGGCGCCGCCGGCAATATGCAGGTAACGCTTACCTGGGACGCCAATACGGAGACGGACCTCGATGGATATAATGTCTATGTAAGCACTATCCCTGGAACTTATGGCGCTCCTGATAATGGAGGCATCCTTGTAACGGGAACAACTTATACGGTGACGGGCCTGCCTAACGGTGTGCCTCATTACTTTGTTATCACAGCCGTCGATACGGTCCCTCTGGAAAGTGTGACTTCAAACCAAATATCGGTTACTCCCCGGTATAATGTGGCGGACCTTGACGTTGACAACGATGTTGACGGCGGTGATCTGGCTATTTTCGGTCTTGCCTTTGGAATGATTTCTACAAATCCCTTATGGAATGACCCCAACGGTTGTGGTGTGGGAATACCATGCTCTCTTGCCGATTTTGATGGCAGCGGCAGGGTTGATGGCGCTGATCTAATGGTACTGGTTAGAAATTTTGGAATATAGGCAACTTATATCTTATAAGGAGCAAGCTATGAAAATAATAATGCATATTAAAACAATGCTGATAATGGTTTTCCTGCCATGCTTGCTGATTTCATGCGGTGGCGGTGGTGGTGGAAATCCCGTTGCACCTGGTGGTGGCGGGGTCGGCCAAGCTGTTACAGTATCTAATAACAATCCAGCTCCTGGTTCCACCTTCACGGTAACAATCGCTGTGCAGAATGAAGTTGATCTGGAAGGAGCTACCTATGAGTTGAGTTATAATCACAGTGTTATAGAAGTAGATTATGTGTTCGATGTAAGTGAAGGGGTTGCCAGCGGTGGGGCTTTGGCTGGTTCAGTGGTAGAATTTGCCGGTGGAACAAATAATCTGTTGGTTTCATTTTTTAAAAATCCACCTGATACTGGATCAACATTTACCGGCAGTGGAACAATGTGTGTAATCACTTTCGAGGCAGTAGGGTCAGGGTCTACAACGATCAGTTTTAGTAATATAGATACCGAGTATTATTATGGTGATGGGAGCAGCAGAATCCCGCTCCTGTTATCACAATCGATAACGGTACCCTAATTTAATTTATTGATTCAAGTAAAGGAGGTTTATTAATGCTACAGAAACTATTGCTTTCCCTTATTATAGTTTCCATAACTGCAATCGCTTTGTTAGGTTGTCAGAAAAATGAAACAACGGTGGCGCCCTATGGGTCGGGTATTGTGACAAATCCGACAGAGTGGGCTTATTCAGTACATTCATCAGCTCTGCATGACTCTCAAAAATTCTATATTAATATATTTGTACTTGATGAAAACGGCGTTCCTCAAAATAATCAGGACTTATTTTTTTACTGTGACCAGTGTGAAGGAGGAATGGTGACATTAGCGGATAATAAAGAAAAACCTATCAATGTGAGTGCCAGCGCCGGAGATGTCCATGGCACAACGGGGAATTTTGGAAATTATATTTTATGGGTTAATTATATAACAGGCGGTGGGATTAATTATACGACCGAAATAAGAATTACATCAGGCACTAATGATGCCTTTGTTGAATTAGCTGTCGATG from Deltaproteobacteria bacterium includes:
- a CDS encoding Ig-like domain-containing protein, which gives rise to TPIGGASDSVNIDFVEPPVQVTLSLSNTNIAADGLDSATITALVQDTNGYAVVDGFNVNFVTTAGSLSAADVPTASGIATTTITSDTILRDGVTNPIVTITATSGLIVSTTDIPFSPGPPFSLALSASPTTIIANGFEKTIVSALVRDESNNPVKDNLYVTFSINSTIYGTYPNGTGTSDPVPTSAGYATIELTSGTTPGTPTLTARIGAKTATYNGLTLNADLTPPSVLAGYSPADLATDVPKNTLITATFSEDVQQATVENDANITVFENGSSVLKTIVYNAATRTVSIDPQDFVDGAAVTVQFDAGITDLVGLPLTPSPFTWSFTVESVSVGAPASMTISASKDLIISDNTDTAAVTAVVKDSGGGNVIDGTQIQFSSSLVDVDLGSGSGVPVIVGTVGGQASVNIRSAVNGLASITAAAVSAPAVNAAYGVEFVEPPFQLTVVPAVASIPADGLSTTTITATVNDQYANAVANGLFVNFSTSHGSLDSNSVSTVSGQSTVTITSTTFRNYSVFITANVAGTALTKTTQISFKPGPPNAVTFNASDLVIAANGADTSTITATFVDDDGNRVKDGITVTFETTDGTFSNGLQVITATTLGGDASADLTSTVSIVDIIPTITATAGAATGTFNGITMSADLTPPVPLTASPLAGSVGASLTNPLSVEFSENMNPSTITTGSFIVVGSITGVVTGTVSYDAVTRVATFTPTVTYQSNETITGTILTTATDLAGNGLASNFVWTFTTTETIAPAVPTGLQAIAFNGSVGLSWNANTEPDMDGYNISRSITSGGGFSVIDTVFAPLSSYTDTTVTNETTYYYYITAFDQLGNESTQSAEVSATPSAETAPVPPVNLAGAAGNMQVTLTWDANTETDLDGYNVYVSTIPGTYGAPDNGGILVTGTTYTVTGLPNGVPHYFVITAVDTVPLESVTSNQISVTPRYNVADLDVDNDVDGGDLAIFGLAFGMISTNPLWNDPNGCGVGIPCSLADFDGSGRVDGADLMVLVRNFGI
- a CDS encoding cohesin domain-containing protein is translated as MKIIMHIKTMLIMVFLPCLLISCGGGGGGNPVAPGGGGVGQAVTVSNNNPAPGSTFTVTIAVQNEVDLEGATYELSYNHSVIEVDYVFDVSEGVASGGALAGSVVEFAGGTNNLLVSFFKNPPDTGSTFTGSGTMCVITFEAVGSGSTTISFSNIDTEYYYGDGSSRIPLLLSQSITVP